From Lolium perenne isolate Kyuss_39 chromosome 5, Kyuss_2.0, whole genome shotgun sequence, a single genomic window includes:
- the LOC127301289 gene encoding vacuolar iron transporter 2 yields MVKLVQDEENQRLLLDDHKEKHFTSGEVVRDIIIGVSDGLTVPFALAAGLSGANASSALVLTAGLAEVAAGAISMGLGGYLAAKSDADHYYREQQREQDEIDTVPDTEAAEIADLLSEYGLGPEEYGPVVNSLRNNPKAWLEFMMKFELGLEKPDPRRALTSAATIALAYVVGGLVPLSPYMFVPSVDRAMLTSVVVTLGALLFFGYVKGRFTGNRPFLSAIQTAVIGALASSAAYGMAKAVQNI; encoded by the exons ATGGTGAAGCTTGTGCAGGACGAGGAGAACCAGAGGCTCCTCCTGGACGACCACAAGGAGAAGCACTTCACCTCCGGCGAGGTGGTCCGCGACATCATCATCGGCGTCTCCGACGGCCTCACAGTGCCGTTCGCCCTCGCCGCCGGCCTGTCCGGAGCCAACGCGTCCTCCGCGCTCGTGCTCACCGCCGGGCTCGCCGAGGTCGCCGCCGGCGCCATCTCCATGGGGCTCGGAGG GTACCTCGCCGCTAAGAGCGACGCCGACCACTACTACCGTGAGCAGCAGCGCGAGCAGGACGAGATCGACACCGTTCCCGATACTG AGGCCGCTGAGATCGCGGACCTGCTCTCCGAGTACGGGCTGGGCCCGGAGGAGTACGGGCCCGTCGTCAACTCCCTCCGCAACAACCCCAAGGCCTGGCTCGAGTTCATGATGAA GTTCGAGCTGGGGCTGGAGAAGCCGGACCCCCGGCGCGCGCTGACGAGCGCGGCGACGATCGCGCTGGCGTACGTCGTCGGCGGGCTGGTGCCGCTCTCCCCCTACATGTTCGTGCCGTCCGTCGACCGCGCCATGCTCACCTCCGTCGTCGTCACGCTCGGCGCGCTGCTCTTCTTCGGCTACGTCAAGGGCCGCTTCACCGGGAACCGCCCCTTCCTCAGCGCCATCCAGACCGCCGTCATCGGCGCGCTCGCGTCCTCCGCCGCCTACGGCATGGCCAAGGCCGTCCAGAACATCTGA